From Glycine soja cultivar W05 chromosome 4, ASM419377v2, whole genome shotgun sequence, the proteins below share one genomic window:
- the LOC114409624 gene encoding serine carboxypeptidase II-2, which translates to MSYLYPATDRSRPCMEWRMALWSQILCIVTLLLCSDCAASFAKEQQKDRVGRLPGQGFNISFAHYAGYITVNEKAGRTLFYWFIEALEDPHSKPLVLWLNGGPGCSSIAFGQSEEVGPFHINSDSKTLHFNPYSWNRVANILFLDTPVGVGFSYSNNKSDMLINGDERTAEDNLVFLLNWFERFPQYKRSNFFISGESYAGHYVPQLSQVIVKYNSVTKENAINLKGFMVGNALTDDFHDQLGMFEFMWSSGLISDQTYKLLNLLCDFQSVEHPSHSCEKIWEIANEELGNIDPYSLFTPPCQHANVSQLSRLVRRKHRIGRLSAEYDPCTEKHSIVYFNRPDVQTVLHVDPDHKPATWETCSDEVFTNWKDSPRTVLNIYHELIQMGLRIWVFSGNTDVVIPVTSTRYSIKALDLPTVSPWRAWYDDGEVGGWTQEYAGLTFVVVRGAGHEVPLHSPKLALTLFKAFLAGTSMPNLELVGAS; encoded by the exons ATGAGCTATCTCTATCCAGCGACAGATCGGAGCAGACCCTGTATGGAGTGGCGAATGGCGCTGTGGTCTCAAATTTTATGCATAGTCACTCTGCTGTTATGCAGCGATTGTGCAGCATCTTTTGCCAAGGAGCAGCAAAAGGACCGGGTTGGTAGGCTCCCAGGTCAAGGCTTCAACATCAGCTTCGCACACTATGCTGGGTACATCACCGTCAATGAGAAAGCTGGGAGAACACTCTTCTACTGGTTCATTGAGGCACTTGAAGATCCTCATTCTAAGCCCCTTGTTTTGTGGCTCAATGGAG GGCCTGGATGTTCGTCCATTGCTTTCGGACAGTCAGAAGAAGTTGGGCCTTTTCATATAAATTCAGATAGCAAGACCCTCCATTTCAATCCCTATTCTTGGAACCGAG TTGCCAACATTCTTTTTCTTGACACTCCTGTTGGGGTTGGATTTTCATATTCGAATAACAAATCCGACATGCTGATCAATGGCGATGAGAGGACAG CTGAGGACAATTTAGTATTTCTATTGAATTGGTTTGAGCGTTTCCCTCAATATAAAAGAAGCAACTTTTTCATCAGTGGTGAGAGCTATGCAG GGCATTATGTTCCTCAACTTAGCCAAGTTATTGTAAAGTACAACTCGGTTACAAAAGAAAATGCTATAAATCTGAAAGGTTTCATG GTAGGAAATGCTCTAACAGATGATTTCCATGATCAATTGGGAATGTTTGAGTTTATGTGGTCAAGTGGTTTGATTTCGGATCAAACATACAAGCTTTTGAACCTACTATGTGATTTTCAGTCAGTTGAGCACCCGTCACATTCATGCGAAAAAATCTGGGAAATTGCTAATGAAGAACTTGGAAATATAGACCCATACAGTCTCTTTACTCCTCCGTGCCAACATGCTAATGTTAGCCAGTTAAGTCGGCTGGTGAGAAGAAAGCAT AGAATTGGTAGACTCAGTGCAGAGTATGATCCATGCACTGAAAAGCACTCCATTGTATACTTCAATCGACCTGATGTCCAAACAGTTCTTCATGTTGATCCAGATCATAAGCCTGCTACATGGGAGACCTGCAG TGATGAGGTATTTACAAACTGGAAGGATTCTCCAAGAACAGTGCTCAATATTTATCATGAACTTATTCAGATGGGATTGAGGATATGGGTGTTCAG TGGTAATACAGACGTGGTAATACCCGTGACATCTACTCGCTATAGCATAAAAGCTCTCGACCTTCCTACTGTGAGTCCTTGGCGAGCATGGTATGATGATGGGGAG GTGGGAGGATGGACTCAAGAATATGCTGGCCTTACGTTTGTGGTTGTAAGGGGTGCGGGGCACGAAGTTCCTTTGCATTCACCAAAACTTGCTTTGACACTGTTCAAAGCCTTCCTAGCAGGAACATCAATGCCCAATCTTGAGCTAGTCGGTGCCTCCTGA